CCCTGAAAAATTGCGCCGGGTTAAGCATCAGTTCAAGCTGCTCAATGGTGTATTGCACGGGGTAGCTTTTATCATTACCAACATAAATCTGTACCGATCTGCCTGAAGCATAAATAAAATGGATATCCGAAACTTTTACGGGGATGATCTGATCGCGGTAGTGTACTAACAAGTTCTGCTTGTACGCTGGGTCCATTTGATTAAGCACCCGGTTCAGGTTTTGCGTGTAAGTGGCGCTTGCGATCAGGTGTTCTTTAAAACGGGCATATTTTTCGAGGCTGCGGGCCAGTGTTTCCTCTTCAACCGGCTTTAACAGGTAGTCAATACTGTTTGACTCGAAAGCTCGGATGGCATATTCATCAAAAGCGGTACAAAAAATTACAGGCGCCTCGGTTTTTACCTCCCGAAATATCTCGAAGCTTAAACCATCACCTAATTGAATGTCAGAAAAAATAAGCTCAGGCGCAGGGTTCCCTTTTAACCAGGCAATAGCCGCCGCAACCGAAGTAAGTGTAGCCCCTATCTGTATGGCATCATCCAGATTTTGCAACATGCGTTCCAGCTCACGGGCTGTTTTTATCTCATCTTCAATAATAATTACTTTCATGATCTCAGCAGCGGTAAGGTTACGCTAAATCGCTCTTTGTTATTATCAACCTCAACGGTTTTTTGCATCAGCAGTTTGTAGCGTTCGCGTATATTATTGATGCCTGTACCGGTGCCCTCTTCAGGTACTTTTTTAAGCTGCAGGTTATTGGTGATAACCAGCGCGGGAGTATCGTTTACCTGAATATTAATTTGCAGGGGCCGCTCTGCCGAAACGGAATTATGCTTGATGGCATTCTCGATCAGCAATTGTACAGATAGCGGGGGTATCATTAGTTCTAAAAACTCATCCGGAACGTTTATACTCACCTGTAACGACTCCTCGTACCGCGTCGTCATGATATAAAGGTACGAGCGGATAAAACCCAACTCCTCTTTCAGCGGGGTTAAATAATGCCGGTTATAATTCAGCACATAACGGTAAACGGCTGATAGCTGTATAATATAGTCCTTGGTCGGTTTTTCACTCGTTAAAGTTTTTAAGGTACTTAACGAGTTGAACAGAAAGTGCGGGCTGATCTGCTGTTGCAACGACAGTAGCTGCGCCCGCAGATGAGCCTGCTCCAATATCTCGTTTTGCAGACGTGTGTTTTGCAGCGCGCTGTTGGTGTATACGCTATAAAATACCACGTACGATATCAGGCTGGCCAAAAAAGCCCCGATGTAATGGATAGCGAAATCAGACGCGGAATTATACCCAACTTGTGTATCATTAAGCTTACTTAAAGGAAAAATCAGGTAATAGATGTAAGCGAAAATAGCAGTAAGTAAAGAAGCTAAAAAAATACCAACCACATGCTTAAACCGTGCATTAATCCATTTATGCTCATTCAACAAAAAATAACCTTGTATAAGCCAGCAAACCAAAAGCGTTAAGCCAAGCTGGCATACATATAGCAGATATTCCCACCACCGTACATCGTACAATCGCTCGTTACGAAGCAGCAACGCCAGCATGGTAGCACTGGTCAATACTCCGGTAAGGATAAAGTACCATTTAAAAAAGTAGCTTTTGAACATTAGGTAAAGATATTATAAATACAAACTGATGGCCACTATCATACTCATTTTGGACAAATTATGTAATGAAATGGACAGCGATCGAAAAGTTATTCTTTCCGCCAGATTGGATACTACAATCCGCTTTATGGACACATTGATGCATGAAAGATGGCAGAACTTTGTACCATAAACAGATACGAATTATGAAAACAGTTAATTTAGGTAGCCAGGGGTTAACGGTGCCGCAAATAGGCCTGGGCTGTATGGGCATGACCTCTTTGAACGGCTGGGACATTTATGGGAAAGCCAACGAAGCTGAAGCCATCTCGACTATACATCGTTCGCTTGAATTGGGCGGTAACTTTTTAGACACGGCCGATTTATACGGGCCCTTATTGAATGAAAGACTGATCGCCAAAGCCATCAGCGGCCAGCGTGATAAATATATAATCGCCACCAAGTTCGGGTACGAGGTTGATGATAACGAGCAACTTACCTGGAATTACAACGGATCAAAAGCTTACGTTAAAAAAGCAGCCGAACGCTCGCTTAAAAATTTGAATACGGACCATATCGACCTGTATTACCTGCACAGGATTGACCCCAACACCCCGATAGAGGAAACGGTTGAAGCCATGGCCGAACTGGTAAAAGAAGGGAAAATAAAGTATATTGGCCTTTCCGAAGTGTCATCAGCCACTATACGCAAGGCACACGCGGTACATCCGTTAACCGCTGTACAAACAGAATATTCGTTATTTGAACGCGACGTGGAAGCGGCCGGCATAACCGATACGTTAGCAGAACTTGGCATCAGCCTGATCGCCTACTCTCCGCTGGGCAGGGGTTTCCTGACCGGCGACCTGAAAAGCCCGGATGATTTCGCGGCAGATGATTTCCGGAGAAACATTCCGCGTTTCCAGGGAGACCAGTTCTATAAAAACCTGGAGCTGGTAAATGCCATTAACGACATAGCTGCCGAAAAGAACGTTACCCCTTCACAACTGGCCATTGCCTGGGTGTTAGCAAAGGGGCACGTGCCTATACCGGGTACTAAACGTGTTAAATACGTCGAACAAAATATTGCCGCGGCTGATATTGTCTTAAGCGCCCGGGAGATTGACCGACTGGAATCAATTGTACCATTAGGCACCAGCACCGGCGACCGTTACGATGCCAACTCAATGGCGGGCATTGACCGATAATTATTTTACAGCGGGATATGTTTATGCATATCCTGCGGTTTATTAACTAAATTTACCATTCATGGATCATTATAAAGCATACGAGGTTAATTCCATTACCGATCATCGCCGTGTGCTTTCGTTGCCGGGGCCTGAACATCCGTTGATTGATGTTTTCCGCATGGAAGATGTAAAGCATAACCCTGATAAGCGTTACCGCACGTTAATGCTTAACGTTTATTGCATTTCACTTAAAAAGAAGGTGCAGGGTAAGGTAAAATACGGCCAGGGCTATTATGACTATGATGAAGGGCTGATGTCCTTCTTTTCACCCGGGCAAATAGTGGCGTCAGTACCCGAAAATCACCGGCTGGAAGGCTGGTGCGTGGTCTTTCATCCAGATTTTTTGAAGGGACATCCGCTGGCGCGAAAAATCGAAGGTTACAATTTTTTCTCCTATGCTATTAATGAGGCGCTTTTCCTCTCAGAGAAAGAAGAAACCCTGATGAACGGCATAGCCGATAACATCCGGCAGGAACTGCAGACATCTATTGACGGACTGACGCAAGAGGTGCTCATTTCGCAACTGGAACTGCTGCTGCATTACAGCCAGCGCTTTTACCTGCGGCAATTTCAAACACGCAAAACAGCACATCACAATTTGGTTAGCGAAGTAGAGAACCTGTTAAATGTCTATTTTAATGATGATAACCTGCTTGTTGCGCAGGGCGTACCTACCGTTGCCTACCTGGCCGAACGGCTTAACCGATCCCCTAAGTACTTAAGCGACCTGCTCCGAAGCGTTTCGGGCCGCAGCGCGCAACAATATATCCAGGATCATTTGCTTGAAAAGGCAAAAACTTTGCTTATAAGCAGCAACCTCACCGTTGCCGAGATAGCTTATATGCTGGGGTTTGATTATCCGCAATCATTCAATAAACTCTTCAGGCGCAAAACAAATAAAACGCCGCTTGTTTACCGGCAATCACTTAACTGACCCGAGGTTGCTGACGCTGCCGCGCCTGTCGCGATTTACCCTTTAACTCGTCCTGTTAACACCGCACGCCGGCGGTTGATATGATGTATGTTTGGTATATGAAAAGCACCATCACCTTCCTGTCGCTCCTGTGGTTATGCACATTTGCATGCCTGGCGCAACCAAATGCATCAAAAAACAAAACTTTCGCGATTAATTATCTCAAACAAACTGAAACGGATGTACTAAATTCCGTAAAAGGGTTAAGTAAGGCGCAACTAAGCTTTAAGCCCGACAGCGCATGGAGCATTGAGGAGTGTATAAAACATATTGCCGCGTCTGAAAAAGAGCTTTGGGCAATGGTGGATGGCGCCTTGAAAGCACCTGCTAACCCGGCACTAAGGGCAAATATAAAATCGACTGACTCGGCCCTGGTTAAAGCCGTTGAAGACCGTTCTCACAAAGCAAAAACATTCGCCGCGCTTGAGCCGGCCAACTCGCCTTATAAAACAGTGCCCGAAGCGATCGCTGCGTTTAAAGAGAACCGTGAAAAACTGATCGCCTTTATGCAAAGCGCTTCGGAAGATAATTTGCGCAACCACGTATCAACATTGCCTTTAGGCACTTACGATGCGCAGCAGCTGATTTTACTGATAGCCGCGCATAGCAAAAGGCATACATCACAAATAAAGGAAGTAATGGCGAACCCGGCATTTCCTAAAAAATAGCGGGGGTGTTTGAACCGCTATCTCACCGGCATCAATTTATCATTGCCCAGATCGTATTCAAATAGCTGACTCGTCTCGTCATCAACATACAGCCATTGTACGATGTTGCTGCCGTGCGTGCCGGGTACAGCTATGCCGATCATGGTATACCGCCGGCCGTCGCGTTCCTGCGATTCGAGGGAATAATTTATGGCTTCCTTCGCTTTTATGGAGCGAAGCAGCAGCTCTGTTTTAGTGGTAGCCAAATAGTACTCTACCAGCTTATAAATTTTGTCGAGATAATAATCTGAAAAGTTTTCTTCAGGCGCCCAGGTATATTTCATCTGCCTGCCATAGCTTTTTTTGAATAGGGTTACCGGCCCGTCGGCAATTTTCCGGATCGAGGTGATCCGTTTTGCGCTAACAGGCATTTCATCATCCCCGGCCATGGTGATGGTATCATCTTTCCAAAAAATCTTAATGGAGTCGCCGCGGTTTAGGCTGCGGTCTGCATCATCATTTATAAATGATATTGTACTGTCGCCATGCTGCGCTAAAAGTAAATAGTAATCTCCATCATCATTGTATGTCAAAAACTTTGCGTTGACATCTTTTTTCTGTCGGGTTGTATTTTCTTTAGGTGACGAATCCGGCTTTATTATTGCTTTTTTAACCGTATCTGTAGCGTTAATGCCGGTGTTATTACCTGCCTTTTGTTTGCAGGCAACAGCACTTAAAAGCAGTAAGCATACGGTAGCAAGTCTGATCATCTTCATCGGTATAAGTTCAATATCCTGCGGCTTTAAGCTTTATCTTTTTTGGCCAGCCACTCTGCCCCGGTTATACGGTAAACAAAGTTTTGCTTAGGCGCCTCACCAAAGTAACATACTTCCTGCTCACCGGTTTTAACGGCGCCGAGGCGGCCAATGGCTATTTGCGAACGGATGTTCTGTGCGCCTATGTGGAAAAACACGCTTTCTGCAAATTGAAAAGCATAATCCAGCATTAAGGTCTTTACCTGCCCGTTAATGCCTTTGCCCCAGTATGCGGTAGCGTAAAAGGTATAGCCTATAAATATGCTATTGTCATACTCATTATAATCGTAAAAGCGGGTGCTGCCAATGGTATTGCCCGTGGCTTTATCAACTACACGAAAAGCACCGCCGCTTTGCAATGCGCCTTCGAAAAAGTTGCGGAAAACATCTTCCTTCCACCTGTCCTTATTAGGGTGCTGCGCCCATATAGCCGGATCAGCAGCTACGTCATAAAGCAATCCGAAATCATCCTGCTTTAAAGGGTAGAGTATAATCTTTTCTTTCTCGAGCAAGGGCTGCAGGTTAATATTGGCTTTCAGTGCCTTTTTCATCATGATATCGGTCTGCTCCTCGCCGCCTAATCTGAATATATGCTTATTAAAAGGCACAAAGCCGTTTTTCTCGTAAAAGTGGATGGCCCGCGAATTTTTCTCCCAAACGCCGAGCCATACATAATTGCATTTCAGTTCATCGGCAACCTGCATGGCTTTGTTATACAACAATTGCCCTACCTTTTTGCCATGATAAGCCGCGAGTACATAAATACGTTCTATCTCAAGCGCGGAAATATCTTCAGGCTCTGTTTGGGCGTTTCCGGTATTGAGCTTTAAGTAACCTATTACCTCGCTTTTATGCGAAGCAAAATAAAATTGTGAATCTTCATTGCTTATTTCGCGGGTAAGTTTATCTACTGCAAAGCTCTCATCAAGGTATAAGGCAATGGTTTTTTTGCTATTACTATTTGTAAAAGTCTCGGCAAACGTTTGCCGGCCTATTTGCTGCAAGGTATATACATCATTAGGGTTTGCCCTGGTAATTGTTATATCATCCATGATATGGGTTTGCTGATTAAGATTAGCTGACAAAGTTAACACACATCAAAACATAGTAAACAAACATTGCCGGGCGCAGATTTGTTCAGCCATTTCATCCGCGAGGTAAATGAAACACCGGGATGCGATACAGATATTAAAACATGAAGGTAATTAACGCCCAACAAATAGCGGATATGGATAAGCCTTACCGCACCGCGCTGATGAACAGCGTAAGCGGCTATAAACCGCTGAACCTTTTAGGTACCATCAGCAGCGAGGGCAAACCAAATTTATGCATTGTAAGTTCGGTTTTTCATCTTGGCTCTAACCCGCCGCTTTTGGGTATGGTTATCCGCCCGGTTTGGCCACATAACGATAGTTTGAATAACATCCGCAACGTTGGCAAGTATACGCTCAGCAACGTACAAACCGACACCTACCGTAACGCGCACCAAACCAGCGCAAGTTACCCTTCCGGTGTTTCTGAATTTGAGGAATGTGGCTTCACCGCTTATTATCAGGATGGCTTTAAACCGCCTTTCGTAGCCGAATCAACCATAAAGATCGGCCTGGAACTTGCCGAAATTATGGATGTACCGCTGAACGGAACAACTATCGTAATCGGTAAAATAACACGTATTATAGTTGATGACCACGTAATTCAGCCGGATGGCAGCATTGATCATATCAGCGCCCAAACCGTTGCAGGCTCCGGGCTGGACAGTTACTTGTTGCCCCGGCTTTTAGAGCGGCTTACTTATGCCAAGCCCGGCACTACGCCGCAAAGCTTAAATTTTGACCAGAAATAACCACTTCGCCTGCAACATTTTCGATACAAATCAGTTTATGTATTTTTAGATACGTCCGATGCCAGATTTAGCCGTTCCGCACTCATTAGAAATAATGATTATGAGTTTCAGGGCTTCGTTAGAGGCCCTGATTTTTTTTAGACAGATACGCGGGCTGATCATTACCTGTTATTAAAGCATGAACAATTACCTTATCTGGTTTATTTCGCTGTTAGCCATAGCCGGTGTCATCATCAGGCCGTTTAAATTACCTGAAGCTGTTTGGGCAACAAGCGGCGCTTCCCTGCTCCTAATCTTCGGGCTTATACCGGTCAAAGCAGCTATTGCCGGGGTTGAAAAGGGGACAGGTGTTTACCTGTTTTTAGCGGGAATGATGCTACTCTCAGAAGCCGCCCGCGAGGAGAAGTTATTCGACTGGATAGCAGCCCATGCTGTAAAAGCATCGCGAGGTTCGGCAAACCGGCTGTTTCTTTTGATCTTTCTGTCGGGTGTCGTCGTAACGGCGCTCCTGTCAAATGATGCAACCGCGGTAGTGTTAACCCCTGCCGTAATAGCCGCCACCCGGGCATCAGACGTAAAAAATAATTTGCCATACTTGTTGATCTGCGCTTTTATTGCCAACGCCGCATCGTTTGTTTTACCCATATCAAACCCGGCAAACCTGGTGATATATCAAACCCGGTTACCGTCATTGGGCAGTTGGTTCGCGCAATTCCTGCTGCCTTCAGTTATCGTTATCGCCCTCACTTATTTTATCCTGAAGCTCTCGCAACGGAAAGCTTTATCAGAAAGATTTAGCACCGATAGCCCGGTAGTTGCCTTGAGCACAACCGGCAGACTGGCGCTTTACGGCATCATATTTACAGTATTTGTGTTGCTTATCTGCTCAGCCTATTCTGTTCCGCTTGGCTGGCCTACTTTTATTACAGGTTTTCTATGTACAGTAATCATCAGCATCATCGATAAAAAATCAATCCTGAAAGCTTTTGGCCACGTATCATGGAGCGTGTTAATACTGGTGGCCGGATTGTTCATAATAGTTGAAGGGCTAACACAAACCGGCATTACGCTTCACCTGGCTACCGTACTTGCAACCGCCGCGAAGCAAAACGTTAACAACGCGGCAATAGCTACCGGCGGAATAATTGGCATAGCCTGCAACCTGATGAATAATTTACCTGCCGGATTAATAGCTGGCGAGATTGCACAAACCGCTGTGATACCTGATTTAGTAAGAAAAGCTATGCTGATTGGCATTGACCTTGGCCCCAACCTTTCGGTTACAGGTTCGCTTGCAACCATACTGTGGTTGCAGGCTTTGCGCCGCGAGGGCGTTACCATAAGTGCCGCACAGTTTTTAAAGACAGGCCTGTTCGTTATGCTGCTGCCCATGCTGGTGATATTATTACTATTGCCTTATATCTAATTAAACTTAACTAAGCAGCTGATTGCGTATTCAGTTTATCTACTGCGTCCATAAAATCGCCAATATCAAAAGGTTTGGCCAGGTAAGCGCTCGCACCGGCATTTTTGGCAATCTCAGCGCCATCGCGGCTGGCTGATATTATAAGCACAGGCAAATGTGCATACGCAGATGTTGAACGTACTTTCGAGATGATCTGATCGCCTGAAAGCACGGGCATCCACAGATCAAGTATCAGTATATCGGGTTGTACCTTCGCCATCCTGTCAAACACCTTTAAACTATTTTGCTCAGTGGTTACTTCGTATTCCTCCGCTTCGAGCACCATTTCCAGCATTTCCAGAATGCCTTCGTCATCGTCACAAATAAGTATCTTTTTCTTCATAGTCCAATTAATTCAGGGGGAGCGTAAAATTAAAGGTCGATCCTTTTCCGTACTCACTGTCAACCCAAAGGCCGCCGCCATGGTTTTTGATGATCTGCTCGCATATATAAAGCCCAATACCCATGCCCGGAAAGCTTTTTTGCGTTTCTGACGAACGGTAGAAACGCTCGAATATCTTTTTCTGATCGGCCGGACTAATGCCCAGCCCGTAATCAGTAACCGAAAATTTTACATAATCGCCCAACACTGCCAGATGCACATCAATACTTGTAGAATCCGGAGAATATTTTATCGCGTTTGACAGCAGGTTACTCACCACCTGGCTCAGTTGCGATTCATCGCCGCGGTATTTTATTCCGGTTTTTCCGCTAACGCGAATGCAGTGGTTGGATGATGCCGCCTGCAGGCTGTCAACCATTTCAGTCACCATTTCGTCCAAATCAAACTCTTCTTTAACCAGGGTGATGTTGCCGGTTTGAATGCGCGATACTTCTAACAACTCCTGTATCAAATTATTAAGCTTATCGGCATGCCTTGCTGTTTTTTTGATGATATCCTTCAACTTTTCGCTTGACTCAGGTGGCAGCAGACGCTCCATAATCTGGATGTAGCCCTTAATAGTGGTTAAAGGCGTTTTTAGTTCATGGCTGGCAACGGACAAGAAATCGTCTTTGCGTTGCTCAATTGCCCGACGTTCGGTAATATCTTCTATAGCTAAAAGTATGCGGTCCTTATACTCCCCTTCCAACTCTATCCTGTGCGCGTTCAGCAGCATCAGCTTTTTGCCGATGTGCGGAAAATTGTGTTCCACTTCAAAATCGAGCACCGGGTTATTTGTAGGCAATATTTTTTCTAACAGCTCTTTAAGCTTAGGTATGTTCCATTGCCCGTTACCCAGATCATAAAGGCTTTTATCCTCGGTTTCGGAAAGACTTACCTTGAAAGTGTTTAAAAAATGCTGATTCGCACTGACTACTTTCAGGCCCGGATCAAGCACCAGCAAACTCTCCCTTACTGTTTGAACTATACTTTGCAAATACTCCCTGCTGGCGTTTAATTCATCAGTACGCTCCGCTATCTTTTCTTCGCGCAACCGCTTTTCGTGCCGCAGATCCTCTTCGGCTTTTTTGCGCCGGGTAACATTATGCTGTACGCCTACAAAATGGGTAACCTTACCCTCTGGCGATTTTATGGGCGATACGTAAAGTTCATTCCAAAACAGTTCGCCATCCTTGCGGTAATTCCTTATCTCTACCGATACGTTTTGCCCGTTTTTAACAGCCTCCCGTAATTTTTCCCGTTCAGGCTGCTGCCGGTCATCTGCCTGCAAAAACCGACAATTGTGTCCAATAATATCATTCTTTTCGTAACCGGTCATCTTCTCAAATGAGCTGTTACAATAAATAATGGGATTGTCGGGCAATTGGTTATCAGTTATGATAATACCTGATACGCTGGCATCTAATGCCGCTTTAATAAGCGTGAGGCTTATTGAATTATCTGAATCGCGGGGTAACTGATCGGCTTTAAACGTATTTTCCATATTCGACAAATAATATTCCCAGATGCGAGTTTAGGAATAAGTGTTTGCCCAACTGCTGGTTTGTGCATCAATATCAAAAAACGTTCCAGTATGATTATTCCATCTTATCTGCGACTGCGCCAGAGGCACTTAAATTCCGGCAATCCGCAAAACTTTAAACAAAACTGCGCTTAATGCGCTTATAAAATACTGGTTTGCAGTTAAAGTGAGCTGGTTTTCCCTTAATAAAACGGCTATGGATTTAATCATTATTATTACCGCTCTGTTAGCAATCAGTACAATTTTTAGTTTTATAAACGCCCGCTGGATAAAACTCCCCGGCGTTATCGGGGTGATGGTTTTAGCCATTGTAGCCGCTTTCATTACGGTAGTAGCCGGATCGGCTGTGTCCGGTTTCACCAAGTTTATACTGGAACTTACCAATTCCATTGATTTTTCAAAAACGCTGCTGGATGTAATGCTGGGCTTTTTACTTTTTGCCAGCGCACTGCATTTTGATGTTAACAAATTACGTGAAAACCTGCGCGGTGTACTGCTGATCAGCACTATAGGTGTTATACTTTCAACCATAATTTTTGCCGGCTTGTTTTATGGGCTACTGCATTTGTGCAGTATGGATATACCATTTATTTATTGCCTGGTATTTGGCGCGCTGATATCACCAACTGATGCTGTTGCTGTAGCCGCATTGCTCACCAAA
This Mucilaginibacter defluvii DNA region includes the following protein-coding sequences:
- a CDS encoding LytTR family DNA-binding domain-containing protein is translated as MKVIIIEDEIKTARELERMLQNLDDAIQIGATLTSVAAAIAWLKGNPAPELIFSDIQLGDGLSFEIFREVKTEAPVIFCTAFDEYAIRAFESNSIDYLLKPVEEETLARSLEKYARFKEHLIASATYTQNLNRVLNQMDPAYKQNLLVHYRDQIIPVKVSDIHFIYASGRSVQIYVGNDKSYPVQYTIEQLELMLNPAQFFRANRQFIINRNTVQNIEHYFNRKLYVVPEIAPPEKIIIGKVKAQSFLKWIEQ
- a CDS encoding sensor histidine kinase codes for the protein MFKSYFFKWYFILTGVLTSATMLALLLRNERLYDVRWWEYLLYVCQLGLTLLVCWLIQGYFLLNEHKWINARFKHVVGIFLASLLTAIFAYIYYLIFPLSKLNDTQVGYNSASDFAIHYIGAFLASLISYVVFYSVYTNSALQNTRLQNEILEQAHLRAQLLSLQQQISPHFLFNSLSTLKTLTSEKPTKDYIIQLSAVYRYVLNYNRHYLTPLKEELGFIRSYLYIMTTRYEESLQVSINVPDEFLELMIPPLSVQLLIENAIKHNSVSAERPLQINIQVNDTPALVITNNLQLKKVPEEGTGTGINNIRERYKLLMQKTVEVDNNKERFSVTLPLLRS
- a CDS encoding aldo/keto reductase gives rise to the protein MKTVNLGSQGLTVPQIGLGCMGMTSLNGWDIYGKANEAEAISTIHRSLELGGNFLDTADLYGPLLNERLIAKAISGQRDKYIIATKFGYEVDDNEQLTWNYNGSKAYVKKAAERSLKNLNTDHIDLYYLHRIDPNTPIEETVEAMAELVKEGKIKYIGLSEVSSATIRKAHAVHPLTAVQTEYSLFERDVEAAGITDTLAELGISLIAYSPLGRGFLTGDLKSPDDFAADDFRRNIPRFQGDQFYKNLELVNAINDIAAEKNVTPSQLAIAWVLAKGHVPIPGTKRVKYVEQNIAAADIVLSAREIDRLESIVPLGTSTGDRYDANSMAGIDR
- a CDS encoding helix-turn-helix domain-containing protein is translated as MDHYKAYEVNSITDHRRVLSLPGPEHPLIDVFRMEDVKHNPDKRYRTLMLNVYCISLKKKVQGKVKYGQGYYDYDEGLMSFFSPGQIVASVPENHRLEGWCVVFHPDFLKGHPLARKIEGYNFFSYAINEALFLSEKEETLMNGIADNIRQELQTSIDGLTQEVLISQLELLLHYSQRFYLRQFQTRKTAHHNLVSEVENLLNVYFNDDNLLVAQGVPTVAYLAERLNRSPKYLSDLLRSVSGRSAQQYIQDHLLEKAKTLLISSNLTVAEIAYMLGFDYPQSFNKLFRRKTNKTPLVYRQSLN
- a CDS encoding DinB family protein encodes the protein MKSTITFLSLLWLCTFACLAQPNASKNKTFAINYLKQTETDVLNSVKGLSKAQLSFKPDSAWSIEECIKHIAASEKELWAMVDGALKAPANPALRANIKSTDSALVKAVEDRSHKAKTFAALEPANSPYKTVPEAIAAFKENREKLIAFMQSASEDNLRNHVSTLPLGTYDAQQLILLIAAHSKRHTSQIKEVMANPAFPKK
- a CDS encoding GNAT family N-acetyltransferase, with the protein product MDDITITRANPNDVYTLQQIGRQTFAETFTNSNSKKTIALYLDESFAVDKLTREISNEDSQFYFASHKSEVIGYLKLNTGNAQTEPEDISALEIERIYVLAAYHGKKVGQLLYNKAMQVADELKCNYVWLGVWEKNSRAIHFYEKNGFVPFNKHIFRLGGEEQTDIMMKKALKANINLQPLLEKEKIILYPLKQDDFGLLYDVAADPAIWAQHPNKDRWKEDVFRNFFEGALQSGGAFRVVDKATGNTIGSTRFYDYNEYDNSIFIGYTFYATAYWGKGINGQVKTLMLDYAFQFAESVFFHIGAQNIRSQIAIGRLGAVKTGEQEVCYFGEAPKQNFVYRITGAEWLAKKDKA
- a CDS encoding flavin reductase family protein, with the protein product MKVINAQQIADMDKPYRTALMNSVSGYKPLNLLGTISSEGKPNLCIVSSVFHLGSNPPLLGMVIRPVWPHNDSLNNIRNVGKYTLSNVQTDTYRNAHQTSASYPSGVSEFEECGFTAYYQDGFKPPFVAESTIKIGLELAEIMDVPLNGTTIVIGKITRIIVDDHVIQPDGSIDHISAQTVAGSGLDSYLLPRLLERLTYAKPGTTPQSLNFDQK
- a CDS encoding arsenic transporter, with the translated sequence MNNYLIWFISLLAIAGVIIRPFKLPEAVWATSGASLLLIFGLIPVKAAIAGVEKGTGVYLFLAGMMLLSEAAREEKLFDWIAAHAVKASRGSANRLFLLIFLSGVVVTALLSNDATAVVLTPAVIAATRASDVKNNLPYLLICAFIANAASFVLPISNPANLVIYQTRLPSLGSWFAQFLLPSVIVIALTYFILKLSQRKALSERFSTDSPVVALSTTGRLALYGIIFTVFVLLICSAYSVPLGWPTFITGFLCTVIISIIDKKSILKAFGHVSWSVLILVAGLFIIVEGLTQTGITLHLATVLATAAKQNVNNAAIATGGIIGIACNLMNNLPAGLIAGEIAQTAVIPDLVRKAMLIGIDLGPNLSVTGSLATILWLQALRREGVTISAAQFLKTGLFVMLLPMLVILLLLPYI
- a CDS encoding response regulator, whose product is MKKKILICDDDEGILEMLEMVLEAEEYEVTTEQNSLKVFDRMAKVQPDILILDLWMPVLSGDQIISKVRSTSAYAHLPVLIISASRDGAEIAKNAGASAYLAKPFDIGDFMDAVDKLNTQSAA
- a CDS encoding PAS domain-containing sensor histidine kinase, whose translation is MENTFKADQLPRDSDNSISLTLIKAALDASVSGIIITDNQLPDNPIIYCNSSFEKMTGYEKNDIIGHNCRFLQADDRQQPEREKLREAVKNGQNVSVEIRNYRKDGELFWNELYVSPIKSPEGKVTHFVGVQHNVTRRKKAEEDLRHEKRLREEKIAERTDELNASREYLQSIVQTVRESLLVLDPGLKVVSANQHFLNTFKVSLSETEDKSLYDLGNGQWNIPKLKELLEKILPTNNPVLDFEVEHNFPHIGKKLMLLNAHRIELEGEYKDRILLAIEDITERRAIEQRKDDFLSVASHELKTPLTTIKGYIQIMERLLPPESSEKLKDIIKKTARHADKLNNLIQELLEVSRIQTGNITLVKEEFDLDEMVTEMVDSLQAASSNHCIRVSGKTGIKYRGDESQLSQVVSNLLSNAIKYSPDSTSIDVHLAVLGDYVKFSVTDYGLGISPADQKKIFERFYRSSETQKSFPGMGIGLYICEQIIKNHGGGLWVDSEYGKGSTFNFTLPLN